A genomic region of Xiphophorus couchianus chromosome 18, X_couchianus-1.0, whole genome shotgun sequence contains the following coding sequences:
- the LOC114161931 gene encoding uncharacterized protein LOC114161931 produces MFYTGQQKAGFCTISESKRQDAAAIWTYMDQILTDIHIRYPAINTIHFWSDGPSKQYKNKKNFFLLCVVPQRLGFEKATWNFFPTSHGKGAPDGIGATVKRCADSIVLRGQDIIDGKLFFDKVSNSLSGVKLQFVTNEDFQSYDSLLLQTLKSIPGTRNIHQVLAQGNVIHCRFLSCFCGEPQICKCFSPTIHSFGNTTQDPDVHESSTTAKVQNPLEMLMEEMEKEPSKTPKGTTTLIDPCDVQSEDWLVVMYDGKWWLAKALQIDKEHEDVQVEFFHPHGPTLSFKQKQGRRDICFVPFSDVLVRLRKPSSPVRTSSTRGVYRISPAVMDFIEGEYVTRLLPGD; encoded by the coding sequence ATGTTCTACACTGGGCAACAAAAAGCAGGATTCTGCACAATCTCGGAGTCAAAGCGTCAGGATGCTGCAGCCATATGGACCTATATGGATCAAATCCTCACAGATATTCACATCAGATATCCGGCTATAAACACTATCCACTTTTGGTCTGATGGTCCAagcaaacaatataaaaataagaagaacttctttctcctctgtgttgTCCCGCAACGTCTGGGATTTGAGAAAGCTACATGGAATTTCTTCCCAACATCACATGGCAAAGGCGCTCCAGATGGCATTGGGGCGACGGTGAAGAGATGTGCTGACAGTATTGTGCTGAGAGGTCAGGATATCATAGATGGCAAATTATTCTTTGACAAGGTGTCCAACAGCTTAAGTGGTGTCAAGCTGCAATTTGTGACAAATGAAGATTTTCAGTCTTATGACTCTCTCCTCCTGCAAACCCTGAAATCAATTCCAGGAACAAGAAACATTCACCAAGTGCTAGCTCAGGGGAATGTCATCCATTGTAGGttcctttcatgtttttgcGGAGAGCCACAGATTTGCAAGTGCTTCAGTCCCACCATTCACTCTTTTGGCAACACAACACAGGACCCAGATGTCCATGAAAGTTCAACCACTGCTAAAGTTCAAAATCCTCTGGAAATGCTGATGGAGGAAATGGAGAAGGAGCCGAGCAAGACACCTAAAGGAACAACAACCCTGATAGATCCTTGTGATGTCCAAAGTGAAGACTGGCTTGTTGTGATGTATGATGGAAAGTGGTGGCTGGCTAAAGCCTTACAAATTGACAAAGAGCACGAAGATGTACAAGTGGAATTTTTTCATCCTCATGGACCAACTCTTAGCTTCAAGCAAAAACAAGGTCGTCGGGATATCTGCTTTGTGCCATTTTCGGATGTCCTAGTTAGGCTGAGAAAACCATCCTCACCAGTCCGCACAAGCAGCACCAGGGGTGTATACCGCATTTCACCAGCTGttatggattttattgaagGAGAATATGTGACACGTCTATTGCCTGGGGATTaa